A single Candidatus Limnocylindrales bacterium DNA region contains:
- the sufC gene encoding Fe-S cluster assembly ATPase SufC encodes MSMLEIDNLHAEVEDKKILNGLSLSVGAGEVHAVMGPNGSGKSTLAQLLAGREIYTVTEGSVTFDGKNLLEMEPYVRAREGIFLSFQYPLELPGIANSYFLKAAVNAVRKHRGQDELDAVDFLMAARAKMKLVGLDEAFLHRAVNEGFSGGEKKRNEIFQMAMLEPRLAILDETDSGLDVDSLRTVAQGVNSLRAPDRAIIVITHYQRLLDYIVPDRTHVLSGGRIVRSGGPELAREVEERGYKTIAEQAQA; translated from the coding sequence ATGAGCATGCTCGAGATCGACAACCTTCACGCCGAGGTGGAGGACAAGAAGATCCTCAACGGCCTGTCGCTCTCCGTCGGGGCCGGCGAGGTGCACGCGGTGATGGGGCCCAACGGCTCGGGCAAGAGCACGCTGGCCCAGCTTCTGGCCGGCCGCGAGATCTACACGGTCACCGAGGGCAGCGTGACCTTCGATGGCAAGAACCTGCTCGAGATGGAGCCGTACGTTCGTGCGCGCGAGGGAATCTTCCTGTCGTTCCAGTACCCGCTCGAGCTTCCGGGCATCGCCAACTCCTACTTCCTCAAGGCGGCGGTCAATGCGGTGCGCAAGCACCGCGGACAGGACGAGCTGGACGCGGTCGACTTCCTGATGGCCGCTCGCGCCAAGATGAAGCTGGTCGGCCTGGACGAGGCGTTCCTGCATCGCGCCGTCAACGAAGGCTTCTCCGGAGGCGAGAAGAAGCGCAACGAGATCTTCCAGATGGCCATGCTCGAGCCGCGCCTGGCCATTCTCGACGAGACCGATTCGGGGCTCGACGTCGATTCGCTTCGCACGGTGGCCCAGGGCGTGAACAGCCTGCGCGCGCCGGACCGCGCCATCATCGTCATCACGCACTATCAGCGGCTGCTCGACTATATCGTGCCCGACCGCACGCACGTGCTTTCGGGCGGGCGGATCGTCCGCTCCGGCGGCCCCGAGCTGGCGCGCGAGGTCGAGGAGCGCGGCTACAAGACGATCGCCGAGCAGGCGCAGGCGTAA
- the sufB gene encoding Fe-S cluster assembly protein SufB yields the protein MSGTTGPDARELVESGEYKWGFITDIESDVAPPGINEEIIRFISAKKNEPEFMLEWRLKAFRAWSKMAQAQGEPKWAHVRFAPIDYQGISYYAAPKQKPKLSSMDEVDPELLDTFEKLGIPLEERKLLAGVAVDAVFDSVSVATTFKDTLAKAGVIFGSFTEAVQNHPELVRKYLGSVVPITDNFYAALNSAVFTDGSFCYVPKGVKCPMELSTYFRINAANTGQFERTLIVADEGASVSYLEGCTAPMRDENQLHAAVVELVALDRAEIKYSTVQNWYPGDKQGKGGIYNFVTKRGKCAGAYSKISWTQVETGSAITWKYPSCILQGDHSVGEFYSVAVTNNYQQADTGTKMVHIGKDTKSTIISKGISAGHGQNSYRGLVQVGPNADRARNYSQCDSLLLGDKCGAHTFPYIDVRNSTAQVEHEASTSKIGEDQLFYCQQRGLSEEDAVSLIVNGFCKQVFRELPMEFAVEAQKLLGVTLEGAVG from the coding sequence ATGAGCGGCACCACCGGACCCGACGCTCGCGAGCTCGTCGAGAGCGGCGAGTACAAGTGGGGCTTCATCACCGACATCGAAAGCGATGTGGCACCGCCGGGCATCAACGAAGAGATCATCCGCTTCATCTCGGCCAAGAAGAACGAGCCCGAATTCATGCTCGAGTGGCGGCTGAAGGCATTCCGCGCGTGGTCGAAGATGGCGCAGGCGCAGGGCGAGCCGAAGTGGGCGCACGTCCGCTTCGCCCCCATCGACTATCAGGGCATCAGCTACTACGCCGCACCCAAGCAGAAGCCGAAGCTCTCGAGCATGGACGAGGTGGATCCGGAGCTGCTCGATACGTTCGAGAAGCTCGGGATTCCGCTCGAGGAGCGCAAGCTGCTGGCGGGCGTGGCGGTCGACGCCGTGTTCGACAGCGTCTCGGTCGCGACCACGTTCAAGGACACCCTGGCCAAGGCCGGCGTGATCTTCGGCTCGTTCACCGAGGCGGTGCAGAACCATCCCGAGCTGGTGCGGAAGTATCTGGGCTCGGTGGTTCCGATCACGGACAACTTCTACGCCGCGCTCAATTCGGCGGTCTTCACCGACGGCAGCTTCTGTTACGTGCCCAAGGGCGTGAAGTGCCCGATGGAGCTGTCGACGTACTTCCGCATCAACGCCGCCAACACCGGACAGTTCGAGCGCACGCTCATCGTCGCGGACGAAGGCGCCTCGGTGAGCTATCTCGAGGGCTGCACGGCGCCGATGCGCGACGAGAACCAGCTCCACGCGGCGGTCGTCGAGCTGGTCGCGCTCGACCGCGCCGAAATCAAGTACTCGACGGTCCAGAACTGGTACCCGGGCGACAAGCAGGGCAAGGGCGGTATCTACAACTTCGTGACCAAGCGCGGCAAGTGCGCGGGCGCGTATTCGAAGATCTCGTGGACGCAGGTCGAGACCGGCTCGGCCATCACCTGGAAGTATCCAAGCTGCATCCTGCAGGGCGATCACTCGGTGGGCGAGTTCTACTCGGTGGCGGTGACGAACAACTACCAGCAGGCCGACACCGGCACCAAGATGGTGCACATCGGCAAGGATACGAAGAGCACGATCATCTCCAAGGGCATCAGCGCCGGCCACGGGCAGAACAGTTATCGCGGCCTGGTGCAGGTAGGCCCGAACGCCGACCGCGCGCGCAACTATTCGCAGTGCGACTCGCTGCTGCTCGGCGACAAGTGCGGCGCCCACACGTTTCCTTATATCGACGTGCGCAACTCGACCGCGCAGGTCGAGCACGAGGCGTCCACCTCCAAGATCGGCGAGGACCAGCTCTTCTACTGCCAGCAGCGCGGCCTTTCGGAAGAGGACGCGGTCTCGCTGATCGTCAACGGCTTCTGCAAGCAGGTCTTTCGCGAGCTGCCGATGGAGTTCGCGGTGGAGGCACAAAAGCTCCTCGGCGTCACGCTGGAAGGAGCGGTGGGATGA
- a CDS encoding Rrf2 family transcriptional regulator: protein MHITAQEEYGLRCLLRVAKHASDDPIRTHEVATAEGLSLEYAAKLMRVLKNGGLVVSTRGAAGGYLLARPASEISVWDVLSVLDGPLYEEKFCASHTGSQTDCAHTTDCSVRAVWRNVNNILQTALSAISLADLRRDERSTVAWLTRELAGAGRAESSSAPAVGNGSGSVSERERLA, encoded by the coding sequence ATGCACATCACGGCGCAGGAAGAATACGGGCTGCGATGCCTCTTGCGGGTGGCGAAGCACGCGTCGGACGACCCGATTCGCACCCACGAGGTGGCCACGGCCGAAGGCCTCAGCCTCGAGTACGCCGCCAAGCTGATGCGCGTGCTCAAGAACGGCGGTCTCGTCGTCAGCACCCGTGGCGCGGCGGGGGGCTATCTGCTGGCGCGGCCCGCGAGCGAAATCAGCGTCTGGGACGTCCTGTCGGTGCTGGACGGCCCCCTATACGAAGAGAAGTTCTGCGCGAGCCACACGGGCTCGCAGACCGACTGCGCTCACACCACCGACTGCTCGGTGCGGGCGGTGTGGCGCAACGTCAACAACATCCTGCAGACGGCGCTGTCGGCCATCTCCCTGGCCGACCTTCGCCGCGACGAGCGCTCGACTGTTGCATGGCTGACGCGCGAGCTTGCCGGCGCCGGTCGGGCGGAATCGTCGTCGGCACCGGCTGTCGGCAACGGCTCGGGCTCCGTCTCCGAGCGTGAGAGGCTGGCATGA